Below is a window of Nicotiana tabacum cultivar K326 chromosome 19, ASM71507v2, whole genome shotgun sequence DNA.
TATTTTCCTGAAAAATTTGTTCCTTGGAATGATTTCTCCTAGGGAATGGAGCTCATTGATGATAGAGGTGAAGCGAGTGTGCATGTCCTAAATGGACTCATCGTCCTTCGTCCTGAAGATTTCATACTCAGTGGTTAGCATATCATTCTTCGACTGCTTGACTTGAGTTGTCCCTTCGTGTTCTATTTGGAGAGCTTCCCAGATCTCCTTGGCATATTGACACGCCGAAATCCTGTTGTATTCATCTGGCCCAATGCCACAGACGAGGATTTTCTTTGCTCAAAAGTTCTTTTCTATAGCCTTGCGGTCAACATCGCTATATTCCTTCCTAGGCTTGGGAATTGTCACTGTTGGTTCTCCAATGGTTTTCATCGGAACGAAGGGACCATCGCAGATAACATCCCAGAGCTCTGAATCTTCAGCCGTGATAAAATTATGCATCtttgtcttccaccatccatagtCTTGGCCATTAAATCTTGGTGGTCTGTAGGTAGATtcaccttcttcaaagtttggtggagtaGCCATGAGGAttctttctaggtgttagcctgatagaaagaacctgctctgatactaattgatagaaactaagggtctaccaaacttatatagagaatcaggttctctattagttcccacagaacacacaattgtaagtaaatgacacaataGAGTTTTACATGAAAAACTCCCAACTCACGGgataaaaaatcacgacctatcCTTGTacgatttcaacttcactactgagcaaactttcAGATTATaaactattgtaacctaggaattaacctcttaatacctcgctaacttgtaataactctattacaagcccctttgtaatgactctattacaaagcttacAACTCGATTAACTCTAGGCAAGACACAAACTCGtggtttatgattttacaaagGTTTCCTACGCAATGCTTCTACTTAAGCTAAGTAAGAATTACAAGTAAATCAATATAACAAATATGATAGACAACTAAGGATATATGATGACTCAATGAAGGAAACCGATCCTATGTTATGTTGCTCTTTGTTCTTGACGCCTTTGATATCACTTGCAGGTTGGCAATGCACTTGAGAGAAAGCTTGATCGATTCTAAGTGTGCAAGTGTATTGTTTTTTGCTTTGCTTCATGTAATATTACATAAATGACATCACTTGGATGATGCAAGCATTTTTGGTACAAAGGCATTCCCTATAAAGTGACTGCTCCACTGTTTGCACTATTGCGTGTGTGCAGAGGAACAGTTGCAGTCACTTTATAGCAGTGGGGAGTTGACTGATAGTGTCAGCGATGGAACTGATGTCGATCTGTTCTCTCTGTTGTTTCTTGGACTCTGAAAGTTAGAGCATGTCCCAGACTTGAGACTTGTTGATCTTTGAGGACTCAGAGGATGTGGAACAGGTTCCTCATATGGTTCTATTAGTTCGAATATCTGCGAGCTATGACAATTGAGAAGGGATgaaaaccatatatatatatatatatatatatatatatatatatatatatatatatatatatatatagagagagagagagagagagagagagagagagagagagagagagagaggaaccGAGGCCcttgatttttattattcattcTGTCAATTGTTTATTACAAATGAACTATTTATATTTACAGTAGAAAATACAGATTGGGCCGGGTCAACAATATTAGACTAGCAACTTTATATGGCCAGCCATTTTCCCTTATTGATACTTAAGTTAACACCCTCTTAAGATGGAGGGTGAACACACACCAAGCTTGCCAAGAATATTATGATGAAGTTATCCATACAAAGCCTTTGTCATGATGTCAGCCAACTGATTGGCACTGGAAACAAATTGCAAAGAAATTAGTCCAAAATTCAAGAATTCACGAACATAATGGTAGTCAATTTCAATATGCTTAGTACGTTCAtggaaaattggatttttggcaatatgaagagcagcctGACTGTCACAATAAATTGGAACAGGACTGGTAATAGGAAGGACAAGATCCCAATAAGTCTAATCAACCAAGACATCTCAGCAGCAACCTTCCTTAGTGCCATGTACTCAGCTTTAGCTAAGGATAAAGAAATGGTGGGTTGATTCTTACTTTTCCATGAAATAGGACTGCCACCAAGAGTCACATAAAACACAGTAACACACTTGTGAGAGATGGCACAAGAGGCCCAATCAGAATAGCCAGTAAgagaaaaatttgaagaattggagagAAGAACACCCTGAGAAGGATCATTCATGAGATATCTGAGAACATGTAGGCCAGCCAGTATGTGAGGGACTTGCGGCTACTAAAGGAATTAACTCAGGTGCTGGACAGAGAAAGAGATATCAGGCCTAGTATGCTGCAAAAAATTGAGCTTCCCAATAAGTCGTCTGTAGAGACTGGGATCAGGAAGAGAATCTCTCATGTCCAAAGTGAGCTTAACATAAGGATCTAGTGGAGTCACAACTGGAGAGAAATGCTGGCAGTTAAACTCGGTGAGGAGATCAGTTGTGTACTTATGCTGGCTTATGAGATAACCTTGAGGATGAACAGTGATTTCCAACCTCAAGAAGTAATGTACTGACCCCAAATCCTTAATCTTAAATTGATCATCCAAAAATGATTTCAAGGAGTTCATTTCAGTGAGGTCATCTCCACCAAAagaatgtcatcaacataaacaaccaGAACTacttgagaactagaagaagactTGGTGAAGAGAGAGTAATCATTCAGACTTGAAATGTAGCCTCTAGAGAGCAAGGCTTCAGACAGTTTTGAAAACCACTGTCTGGAGGCTTGCCGAAGGCCATATAATGACTTCTTGAGTTTGCAAACCAATGGAATGGAAGAAAAAGATGAAGGAGTAATATCAAGACCTAGAGGTATTTTCATGTAAACCTCCTCATGAAGATCACTATGGAGGAAAGCATTGTTAACATCCAACTGGAACACAGTCCATCCTCTCTTGATGTCAAGGGTCAGCAGGCATTTGATGGTGGTGAGCATGATAATAGTGGAAAATGTCTCAGTAAAATCAATGCCTTCCCTCTGAGTATCACCTCTAATAACCAACCTGACCTTGTATCTTTCAACAGACCAATCTGTCCTTTGTTTGATCTTATAAACCCACTTACAAGGAATAACCTTTTTTATGAGGAGGAAGAGGAACAATGTACCAAGTGTGATTTGCTTCAAGAGAATTAAATTCCTTTAGTATAGCCTCCTGCCAGGCAGGATGAGAAGCAGCATGCTGGTAGAATTGAGGCTTATGCATATGTGCTTCACTAGACAGAACCTTGGAGGGGGTAGAAGTAGAAGGATTGGAGTTGGCAGAAGAACATATATAGTCTTTGAGATAAGTAGGTTGTGTAACAATCCTGatggattttcttaaaagaaggGAAACAGGTATAAGAGTAGAAGAACAAGTAGGGGAAGGAGGAGGGTAGGTGGGGTAGAGGTTGAAAGGGGTATTGTAGTTGAAGGAGGAATGGCAGGAGACGTAGCATGATAAAAAGGGATGAGAGGTTGGGAGGATGGAACTTCCACAAATGGTAAAGGTAAATAAGTGGAAAGAGAAGGTgaggaaggaagaagaagagtAAGGAAAAATGTGTTCATATAATAATACATCCCTAGAATAGGACATAGAGGAATTGGACATATTCAACAACTTATAACCCTTCTTACCATAAGGGTAGCCTAGGAAGACACAAGAAATAGCTCTAGATTGAAACTTATCCCTTCCAACCTTAGGAGAATTGGAAAAACACATACAACCAAAAGACTTCAAGTGGTCATAAGAGGGTGCATATCCATGCAGCTTCTCATAAGGAGATACTTTGAGCAAAATAGGTGAAGGCATCTTATTTATAAGGTAAGTGGCAGTCAAAACACAGTTACCCCAAAGTTTCAGTGGTAAGTTAGATTAAAACAAAAGGGCTCTTGAGACCTCTAGTAAATGTTTGTGTTTTCTCTCCACAACActattttgttgtggagtatGCGGAATGGTGGTTTGGTGTAATATACCTTGAGAAGCAAAGAAAGTGGTTGCTTCAGCACTACTGTCGAGTTCAAAAGCATTGTCTGAACTGAAAGTCTGTACTAAAGAATTAAAATGTACTTTGACCATAGAAGTGAAAGCTTTTAAGATAGATAAGGCATTGCTTTTAGAATAAACAAGATGAGTCCAAGTGACTATAGTGTAATAATCAACtaaagtgaggaaatatctgaatCCATTATAAGTTTTAGTATTATATGGGTCCCAAATGTCAATGTGAACTAGCTGAAAAGGTGTAGTGGAATGAGTTGTGCTATCATGAAAAGGCCGCCTTTGTTGTCTAGCCATAGGACATATTGGACATATAAAGTttgttaggttttagttttagtgataaaaaaataatataattgctTTTAGTGTAGGGACTCAAGGAAATCAACCAAGATCGAAGTGCACAAAGAGAAACAATAAAAGCTAAAGGAAGAAATCagtcaaagattgattgaagcattcaaaaggaaaagaagcaTTGACGATACAGCGAGATAATCAATCTGAGACtgattgaagagttaaaaaggaaaagaagcatTAAAGATCTGGCAAGATAATCAATCAGTAGCTATTACTGGAAGGACCCAGAATTAAGGAGCAAATCTGGCGCTATCAAGACTAACAAATGGAAAGTTGTCAAAGTCCACACATAAAGGAAGAGTAACGGGAAATTAACCTTATTCTTAGAAAGAATCAAtttctttccaaggatcaaatctcttgggttggaAAATCTCTTCAGTAACGGTCTCCTACAAGGTATTTATATGCAACCTTAAGTCTTAGAGAGatatactttgatcaaaccaattaccctctctttgttctacttcaaacaaacattgtatctctactagatctgttgtgtaacaagttagagaagaaagaaagaaaaataccggtgaggcattgtatcaagaaAAGACGAGTGACATAGAAACTGAGCTGTTGGTGTAAACTACACCATTCACTTTGTATCAAGAAACTCATTCACTgaaagagaactcccttgcaacccaaggggactggactaggattcacattgaatctgaACCAGTAGAAAAATTTTGGCgtctttaattcctgcacttTACTTCTATATTTTAATTCTGCACTTCTTATTATATCGCTATTAAATCTAGTCTACTAATTGAAAAACCAGTCaacttataataattaattttaaaataagcaATTCACCcctctcttgtactttcaattggtatcagagcaagactcatatttttcttttgcttaacagCTTCTGAGAAAAGATCATGTCTAATCAAGTTATTGTGGGAGCACTCTTCTAAGAAGGAACATCGCAAGTAAGGCCACCATATTTCAATGGACAACATTTCTCTCGCTGGAAAATGCGTATGGAAATATACACAAAGTCTTATGATATCAAGGTCTAGCGAATTATCAAAAAGGGGAACTATCCTTTGCCGGCTACTACTCAACCACCTGCTAACCCTGaagatatagatgaatatactgaTGAACAAATGGCAGATGTGCAAGTTAATGCTAAAGCAAGGAATCTTCTTTATAATTCTATAAGTAGTGAGGAATATGAGAAAATATCCAGTTGCGATACAGCCAAAGAGATATGGGATAAGCTTGAAGTTACTTATAAAGGAACCAGTAAAGTGAAAGAAACCCATATCAACATGTTGGTTCATGACTACGAATTCTTCCagatgaaagaaggagaatccaTTGAAGAGATGTTTGCCACATTTAGCAAAATCATTAGCAATCTAAAAGCTTTTGGCAAACCATACTCAAGTGGTGATCAAGTTAGGAAACTTTTGAGAAGTCTACCCACTACTTGGCAGACAAAAGTAGTTACCCTTGAATCACAGGATTTGAACAAATTATCATACGATGAACTTCGAGGAGAACTTATAGCCTTTGAGAAAACTCATATCAAGAAAGCAaaccaagaagaaaagaagaaaatagttgCTTTCAAGGCTACAACTGAAAGAGAAGACAATGATATTGATGACGACCCTGAATCTCTTCAAGAAGAAATTGCCATGGTATCAAGGAACATGGATGGTTTAATGAGGAGATACaagaatacaagaagaggcaGGATACCACCCTGGCGAACTAGGCAATATAATGAACAAGACAAAAATGATGGCaaatgttatgagtgtggaagatTTGGGCATGTTCAAGCTGAGTGTCCTGATCTTAAAAGAAAGGTTTCCAGAGGTTTTAACAAGAACAAATAATTTGGAAGTTAGAGTGATGAAGACAGTTCAGAACAAGAGATAGCAAATCTATATTTCATGACAATTCTAGAAAATGACATGAACAAACTCTCAGGGTGCTGGACAGATGAGGACACTTCAGATGACAAATGCAAAGATGACAATGAGAACTGTTTCATGGAGCGAGGTGAAACAAGCGAGGTAAGATCTTATAACTATGAAAGATGTAATGAATTGCAGGATATTGTTGACCTTACTTTGAAAGAgtcaaaaaatgatgaatgaactAAAGAGACTCAACAAAGAAGTAAAAGACTGGAAACTCAAGCTTGAAGTATGCTAAATTGAAAAATAAGTACTTCAAGATGAGTTTCAGAAATTGCAAATGCAACTCAATGGCATGTGCAAATACACCACTCATAGTTCTGTCAAGTCAAACCAGgcgacttacaagtcaactggaGAAGGACCAGCCAGAACATAGTCCACTAGTACTAACACAAATGAAAGATCCAAAAATGGATCAGGACTTACGTGTCACTACTGTAACAAAAGTGGACATAAATATTCTTTTTGTCGATTTCGTAAATCAAATGTCTCAGGATGGATTTGGAAACCCAAAACCAATCctgagtccaatcatactaaccaacaaggacccaagcaagcttgTATACCTAAAAGGAAGTGATAATTatgttttgcaggaacaccacagAAGAAGTAGCAAAGGAAAATGGTACTTAGATAGTGCGTGTTCCAGTCACATGATAGGTGACAAAAACATGTTTAAAGAAGTTACAAAAATAGATGGAGGAAGTGTCAAATTTGGTGATGACTCAAAAGGAAAAATAGTCGGTATCGAAACAGTTCCTTTTAATAAAAACTGTGATATCACCGAGGTTTATCTTGTTGATGGACTTAACTACAGTCTTCTGAGTATAAGTCAGCTATGCGACTCAGGGTAtgaagtaaagttcaagaaaacAGGTTGTGCTATTGAAGATGAGACAGGTAAAATAATCCTCCCAAGTAAAAGGTATGGaaatgtctatattcttgatggttttgaaAATATAGATGGTCATATTTGTTAaacatccatatctgatgatccatggttatggcataagaaacttggtcatgcaagcatgCATCTGATAGAGAAACTTTCCAAGCATGATTTAGTTATTGGTTTACCTAAACTCAATTTCTCTAGAAATCATGTATGTGATGCATGTCAGATTGGTAAACAAActagaaattctttcaaaaacaaCGATATTGTATCTACTTCAAAGCCcttgcaattgcttcatatggacttatttgaacccactagaactgCTAGCATAGGAGGAAAATTATATgcctttgttattgttgatgattactcacgCTTTGCGTGGGTGATTTTTCTATCTCACAAAGATGAAGCTTTGAAAAATTTGAGATATTCTGTAAAAAGGTCGAAATAGAAAAGGGGTATCTTATTACAACAATTCaaagtgatcatggaggagaatttgaaagcaggCATTTGAATATTTCTGTAATGATCAAGGATACACCCACAATTTCTCTGCTCCAAGGTCACCCCAACAGAATGGAGTTGTTGAGCAAAAAAATAGGACTTTACAAGATATGGCAAGAACAATGATACTAGAATATTCGTTGCCAAATTACTTCTGGGAGAAGGAGTAAGTACAACATGTCATATTCTTAATCGATGCCTTATAAGACCCATACTAAAGAAGACACCTTAAGAATTGTGGAA
It encodes the following:
- the LOC142173768 gene encoding uncharacterized protein LOC142173768 — its product is MADVQVNAKARNLLYNSISSEEYEKISSCDTAKEIWDKLEVTYKGTSKVKETHINMLVHDYEFFQMKEGESIEEMFATFSKIISNLKAFGKPYSSGDQVRKLLRSLPTTWQTKVVTLESQDLNKLSYDELRGELIAFEKTHIKKANQEEKKKIVAFKATTEREDNDIDDDPESLQEEIAMVSRNMDGLMRRYKNTRRGRIPPWRTRQYNEQDKNDGKCYECGRFGHVQAECPDLKRKVSRGCWTDEDTSDDKCKDDNENCFMERGETSEVRSYNYERCNELQDIVDLTLKESKNDE